A single genomic interval of Flavihumibacter rivuli harbors:
- a CDS encoding Gfo/Idh/MocA family protein: MKRRNFVRNVALAGSGLAIAPSVNILANKPADAKVKLGFIGVGLRGQNHLDNAIRRTDVELVAICDIDNRMLESSRKIVEGQGKKWPKVYTGSPYAYREMLAKEKLDGVIISTPWEWHAPMIIDSLNAGIRYVGSEVMLGITLQDHWDVVKAAERTRGNVMMLENVCYRRDVLAILNMVRQGMFGELIHLQGGYQHDLRAVKFNDGKNAYGGGAEFGEKGFSEAAWRTNHSVHRNGDLYPTHGIGPVAEMLNINYGNRFVSLNCFASKARGLHEYVTKIGGANHPNTKVEFKLGDVVTTQIRCANGETILLQHDTNLPRPYSLGFRVQGTNGIWMDLNRSIYLEGVSPKAHVWEEAKAYLDKYDHPLWKRWGKGTENAGHGGMDFFVLHAFIESIKRNKPTPMDVYDAAAWSAITPLSEQSVELGNETVEFPDFTGGQWMYRKNEFAITDEY; encoded by the coding sequence ATGAAAAGAAGAAATTTCGTTCGCAATGTAGCCCTGGCCGGTTCAGGCCTGGCCATCGCTCCCTCCGTGAATATCCTGGCCAATAAGCCCGCCGATGCAAAGGTGAAACTGGGTTTTATTGGTGTAGGACTCCGCGGCCAGAATCACCTTGACAATGCCATCCGCCGCACGGATGTTGAACTGGTGGCCATTTGCGATATCGATAACCGGATGCTGGAATCCAGCAGGAAGATCGTTGAAGGCCAAGGTAAGAAGTGGCCCAAAGTGTATACGGGAAGTCCTTATGCCTATCGGGAGATGCTGGCCAAGGAAAAGCTGGATGGGGTGATCATTTCCACGCCATGGGAATGGCATGCCCCCATGATCATCGATTCGCTCAATGCTGGTATCAGGTATGTGGGATCGGAAGTGATGCTGGGTATCACCCTGCAGGACCATTGGGATGTAGTGAAAGCTGCTGAACGAACCAGGGGCAATGTGATGATGCTGGAGAATGTTTGTTACCGTCGTGATGTTTTGGCTATCCTCAATATGGTACGCCAGGGAATGTTCGGGGAATTGATCCATCTGCAGGGCGGCTACCAGCACGATCTCCGTGCGGTGAAGTTCAATGATGGCAAGAATGCTTATGGTGGCGGGGCAGAGTTTGGTGAGAAGGGTTTCTCGGAAGCCGCCTGGCGGACCAACCATTCGGTTCATCGTAACGGTGACCTATACCCGACGCATGGCATCGGGCCCGTGGCGGAAATGCTGAACATCAATTATGGTAACCGCTTCGTATCCCTGAACTGTTTTGCGTCAAAAGCAAGGGGTTTGCATGAGTATGTGACCAAGATTGGCGGTGCCAATCATCCCAATACCAAGGTGGAGTTCAAACTGGGTGATGTGGTAACGACGCAGATCAGGTGTGCCAATGGGGAGACCATCCTGCTGCAACACGATACCAACCTGCCAAGGCCTTATTCACTGGGCTTCCGGGTGCAGGGAACCAATGGTATCTGGATGGACCTGAACAGGTCGATCTACCTGGAAGGCGTAAGCCCTAAAGCACATGTTTGGGAAGAAGCGAAAGCTTATCTCGACAAATATGACCACCCGCTGTGGAAGCGTTGGGGCAAGGGTACGGAGAATGCCGGTCATGGTGGCATGGACTTCTTTGTACTGCATGCATTCATTGAATCCATCAAGCGCAACAAGCCTACGCCGATGGATGTGTATGATGCAGCTGCATGGAGTGCCATCACCCCGCTGAGTGAAC
- a CDS encoding carboxymuconolactone decarboxylase family protein, with product MSKLIEEFNDYRARMNEVILSKNNLVMKRLWNLDTNTYDDGALDKKTKEMLGLVASMVLRCDDCIKYHLGKSHELGVTTEQMYEIFAVANIVGGTIVIPHTRRAAEYWEELCATAGS from the coding sequence ATGAGTAAACTGATAGAAGAATTCAATGACTACCGTGCCAGGATGAACGAAGTGATCCTGAGCAAGAATAACCTGGTGATGAAGCGCCTATGGAACCTGGACACCAATACCTATGATGATGGCGCCCTCGACAAGAAGACCAAGGAGATGCTCGGCCTGGTGGCCAGCATGGTATTGCGTTGTGATGATTGCATCAAGTATCATCTTGGTAAAAGCCATGAGCTGGGCGTGACTACCGAACAGATGTACGAGATTTTTGCGGTGGCCAATATCGTTGGTGGTACCATCGTGATTCCGCATACACGCAGGGCAGCGGAATATTGGGAAGAACTTTGTGCCACTGCAGGATCCTGA